A portion of the Micromonospora vinacea genome contains these proteins:
- a CDS encoding M50 family metallopeptidase, with amino-acid sequence MSYLLGVVLFALAILISVSLHEAGHLLTAKMFGMKVTKYFVGFGPTIWSFRRGETEYGLKGIPLGGFCKIVGMTPQDDDVEPGDESRVMWRYPVWKRTIVMAAGSITHFALALVTIWILAVSAGLPNPDFPTTDAQARQEPAVIQLSECVVPENAVRACTPADAASPAAQGQLRNGDRITSVNGTPINSYGDLLTTLRGLKPGDTAQIAYVRDGQSATTSTVLAQTQRPPLNDPNGAAAPVAALGVGLVPSTPTRVTYGPVGAFGATADFTGQLAVGTAQALQRLPQKVPALWTALTGGERDVDTPISVVGASRLGGEAVENNAWLVFFMLFVSLNFFIGVFNLLPLLPVDGGHIAIAWFERARSWVYARIGRTDPGRVDYLKLMPFTYVVILIGGAFTLLTIAADVVNPITLFSR; translated from the coding sequence ATGTCGTACCTGCTCGGGGTGGTCCTCTTCGCCCTGGCCATTCTCATCTCGGTGAGTCTGCACGAGGCGGGTCACCTGCTGACCGCCAAGATGTTCGGGATGAAGGTCACCAAGTACTTCGTCGGTTTCGGCCCCACCATCTGGTCGTTCCGGCGGGGTGAGACCGAGTACGGCCTCAAGGGCATTCCCCTCGGCGGTTTCTGCAAGATCGTCGGGATGACGCCGCAGGACGACGACGTCGAGCCGGGCGACGAGTCACGCGTGATGTGGCGCTACCCGGTCTGGAAGCGGACGATCGTGATGGCCGCCGGGTCGATCACGCACTTCGCGCTCGCCCTGGTCACGATCTGGATCCTCGCCGTCTCCGCCGGCCTGCCCAACCCCGACTTCCCGACCACGGACGCGCAGGCCCGCCAGGAGCCGGCCGTCATCCAGCTCAGTGAGTGCGTGGTCCCGGAGAACGCGGTGCGGGCGTGCACCCCCGCCGACGCGGCCAGCCCGGCCGCCCAGGGGCAACTGCGCAACGGGGACCGGATCACCTCGGTCAACGGCACCCCGATCAACTCCTACGGCGACCTGCTCACCACGCTGCGCGGGCTCAAGCCGGGCGACACCGCACAGATCGCGTACGTCCGCGACGGGCAGTCGGCCACCACCAGCACGGTGCTCGCGCAGACCCAGCGTCCGCCGCTGAACGACCCCAACGGCGCCGCCGCGCCGGTCGCCGCGCTCGGCGTCGGGCTCGTCCCGAGCACCCCGACCCGTGTGACGTACGGCCCGGTCGGCGCCTTCGGCGCCACCGCCGACTTCACCGGTCAGCTGGCCGTCGGCACCGCCCAGGCGCTCCAGCGCCTCCCGCAGAAGGTCCCCGCCCTGTGGACCGCCCTGACCGGCGGCGAGCGGGACGTCGACACCCCGATCAGCGTCGTCGGCGCCAGCCGGCTCGGCGGCGAGGCGGTGGAGAACAACGCCTGGCTGGTCTTCTTCATGCTCTTCGTGTCGCTGAACTTCTTCATCGGCGTGTTCAACCTGCTGCCGCTGCTCCCGGTGGACGGCGGCCACATCGCCATCGCCTGGTTCGAACGGGCCCGCTCCTGGGTCTACGCGCGGATCGGCCGGACCGACCCAGGCCGGGTGGACTACCTCAAACTGATGCCCTTCACGTACGTGGTGATCCTGATCGGCGGCGCGTTCACGCTGCTGACCATCGCCGCGGACGTCGTCAACCCCATCACGCTCTTCTCAAGGTGA